In the Flagellimonas sp. MMG031 genome, one interval contains:
- the gldC gene encoding gliding motility protein GldC produces the protein MAVTHTSEITLKVGLDENRVPEELKWSAQDGGINEEEAKAMLLSVWDSNNQESLKIDLWTKDMPVDEMKVFFHQTLVTMADTFYKATQDEKMTATMKDFCDYFAEKLELKK, from the coding sequence ATGGCAGTAACACATACTTCGGAAATCACTTTAAAAGTAGGATTGGACGAGAACCGAGTTCCCGAGGAATTGAAATGGTCGGCACAGGATGGTGGCATCAACGAAGAGGAGGCCAAAGCCATGCTATTGTCCGTTTGGGACAGCAACAACCAAGAATCCCTCAAAATAGATTTATGGACCAAGGATATGCCGGTGGACGAGATGAAGGTGTTCTTTCATCAAACCTTGGTGACGATGGCCGATACCTTCTACAAAGCGACCCAAGACGAAAAAATGACGGCTACGATGAAGGATTTCTGTGATTATTTCGCGGAAAAGCTGGAATTGAAAAAATAA
- the gldB gene encoding gliding motility lipoprotein GldB has product MKRLLKYFRNRIGHGMPLALILVLWSCGETDKTEAEIDKVPVDLRISRFDLEFADASATEIPELKAKYPYLFPEQFPDSVWVAKLSDTIQIELSEEVDKAFGDFEEQAADLESLFKHIKYYFPDTEIPHIVTLTSDVRYENRIILTDTLLLIGLDNYLGEDHHFYEGMQRYIAASLDKKFLASDVANAFAKKVISYPRNRTLLSRMVYYGKELYLKDKLIPSATDAQKIGYSEEQMDWATANEEQMWTYFVERELLYSTDTGLDRKFLDPAPFTKFGLELDNESPPRLGRYMGWQIVRAFMEKTDTGLQQLLEMPADEILKQSNYKPKR; this is encoded by the coding sequence ATGAAGCGGTTGTTGAAATACTTTAGGAATAGGATAGGTCATGGGATGCCTTTGGCTCTTATCTTGGTGCTTTGGTCTTGCGGGGAAACCGATAAAACGGAAGCTGAAATCGATAAAGTTCCCGTTGACCTCCGCATTTCAAGATTCGACCTAGAATTTGCCGATGCCTCTGCTACGGAAATTCCCGAATTAAAGGCAAAATATCCTTATTTGTTCCCAGAACAGTTTCCAGATAGCGTATGGGTGGCCAAGTTATCGGATACCATTCAAATTGAGCTTTCCGAAGAAGTGGACAAGGCTTTTGGAGATTTTGAAGAGCAGGCTGCTGATTTGGAGTCGCTGTTCAAGCACATCAAATATTACTTTCCAGATACTGAGATACCGCATATTGTAACCTTGACTTCTGATGTGAGGTACGAGAACCGAATTATATTGACAGACACACTTTTGCTTATCGGCCTAGATAACTATTTGGGCGAAGACCATCACTTTTACGAAGGAATGCAGCGCTACATTGCTGCTTCTTTGGATAAAAAGTTTTTGGCTTCGGATGTGGCCAATGCCTTTGCCAAAAAGGTGATTTCTTACCCAAGGAACCGGACGCTTCTCTCCCGCATGGTCTATTATGGCAAGGAATTGTACCTGAAGGATAAATTGATTCCATCGGCTACGGATGCCCAAAAAATCGGCTATTCGGAAGAGCAAATGGATTGGGCTACGGCCAATGAGGAGCAAATGTGGACCTACTTTGTGGAGCGGGAGCTGTTGTACAGCACCGACACAGGTTTGGACCGTAAATTTCTGGACCCAGCACCCTTCACTAAATTTGGTCTGGAGCTGGACAATGAATCCCCACCACGTTTGGGAAGGTACATGGGGTGGCAAATTGTGCGGGCCTTTATGGAAAAAACGGATACGGGTCTTCAACAATTGCTGGAAATGCCCGCGGATGAAATTTTAAAACAGTCAAATTACAAACCAAAACGATAA
- a CDS encoding response regulator transcription factor yields the protein MIKVLIADNHPVVRLGIKKVLESSSDIEIIADVSTTEELFNTLKSITPDVVILEMDIPEINGIATLRKMKQDFPDIKTLMYSGQSEDVYALSTIRAGAYGYLSKTADLEYIISAVRKVSEGNMFITNELAQRLAFDESTQKPRRFFRKLSSREVEVLKLLASGKRNKEVAEGLNLNEKTVSTYKARLMKKLNVDNLVDLLQQAKALELY from the coding sequence ATGATAAAAGTATTGATAGCTGATAACCATCCGGTTGTAAGGCTTGGTATCAAAAAGGTACTTGAATCCAGCTCTGACATTGAAATCATTGCAGACGTATCAACTACCGAAGAGCTTTTTAATACATTGAAATCCATAACCCCCGATGTAGTTATTTTGGAGATGGACATTCCCGAAATCAACGGAATTGCCACCCTAAGAAAAATGAAACAGGATTTCCCTGACATTAAAACTTTAATGTACAGCGGGCAATCCGAAGATGTGTACGCCTTGAGCACCATACGAGCCGGTGCCTACGGATACCTTTCCAAAACTGCCGATTTGGAGTACATTATTTCAGCCGTAAGAAAAGTAAGTGAAGGCAATATGTTCATCACCAATGAACTGGCCCAAAGACTTGCCTTCGACGAAAGCACCCAAAAACCAAGAAGATTCTTTAGAAAACTCTCTTCCCGAGAAGTTGAAGTATTGAAACTCTTGGCCAGCGGTAAACGAAACAAAGAAGTAGCAGAGGGATTAAATCTGAACGAAAAAACAGTAAGCACCTACAAAGCCCGATTGATGAAGAAGTTGAACGTGGATAATTTGGTGGACTTGCTGCAACAGGCCAAAGCCCTGGAACTCTATTAG
- the nadE gene encoding NAD(+) synthase: MQTEKVIAHIVDWLRDYAENAKCKGFVIGVSGGIDSAVTSTLCAKTGLDLLCLEMPIHQGKNQVTRADRHIDWLMENFPNVSRQPVDLTPVFDSLVGAFPKVDDEEERMMSLANTRARLRMTTLYYFAALKGYLVAGTGNKVEDFGVGFYTKYGDGGVDLSPIADLVKTEVYELGRVLGVNQDIMEAAPTDGLWGDSRTDEDQIGASYPELEWAMDMDDKGKTAADFTGREKEVFTIYKRYNTANKHKMVPIPICEIPSNLK, from the coding sequence ATGCAAACAGAAAAGGTAATCGCACATATTGTTGATTGGTTAAGGGACTATGCCGAAAATGCCAAGTGTAAGGGTTTTGTCATTGGGGTGTCGGGAGGTATCGATTCTGCGGTCACCTCTACCTTATGTGCCAAAACCGGATTGGACCTTTTGTGTTTGGAAATGCCGATTCACCAAGGTAAAAATCAGGTAACCCGTGCGGACCGACATATTGATTGGTTGATGGAAAACTTTCCCAATGTGTCCAGACAACCCGTTGACCTTACTCCCGTCTTTGACAGTTTGGTGGGTGCTTTCCCAAAAGTGGATGATGAGGAGGAACGGATGATGTCGCTTGCCAATACCCGGGCAAGGCTCCGGATGACAACCTTATATTATTTTGCTGCCCTTAAAGGGTATTTGGTAGCGGGAACCGGGAATAAGGTTGAAGATTTTGGCGTAGGCTTCTATACCAAATATGGTGACGGCGGTGTAGATCTCTCCCCTATTGCCGACCTGGTCAAAACAGAAGTGTACGAACTAGGAAGAGTGCTGGGTGTCAACCAAGATATCATGGAGGCAGCCCCCACCGATGGACTCTGGGGAGATAGCAGAACGGACGAAGACCAAATAGGGGCTTCATACCCCGAACTGGAATGGGCGATGGACATGGACGATAAGGGTAAAACTGCGGCCGATTTTACGGGTAGGGAAAAGGAAGTTTTCACTATTTATAAAAGATACAACACCGCCAACAAACACAAGATGGTTCCGATTCCCATTTGTGAAATTCCAAGTAATTTAAAGTAG